One Thomasclavelia spiroformis DSM 1552 DNA window includes the following coding sequences:
- a CDS encoding Cof-type HAD-IIB family hydrolase: MSDKNILFFDIDGTLLSHTTHSIPESAIIAIKKAKEKGHLIFINTGRPFSLIDECIKALKPDGYVCGCGTYIRYHDEVLFSYSIPLKRCLEIKDLIRKTNVDGALESKNTIYFDNNIRNPFLDSLKQRYITNNFTMSNFDDPMLSFDKFCIWFDELSDITYFKKAIENDFDYISRAKDFGEIVPKGYSKATGIQFLLNYFDIDINNTYAFGDSFNDEAMLSFVKNAIVMKNSDPELYKLASFVTKDIDDNGIYYAMKHFNLI; the protein is encoded by the coding sequence ATGTCTGATAAAAACATTCTATTTTTTGATATTGATGGTACTTTATTATCACATACTACCCATTCTATTCCTGAAAGTGCTATCATAGCAATAAAAAAAGCTAAAGAGAAAGGCCATCTTATTTTTATAAATACTGGTAGACCTTTTTCATTGATTGATGAGTGTATCAAAGCATTAAAACCTGATGGATATGTTTGTGGATGTGGAACATATATTAGATATCATGATGAAGTTTTATTTTCTTATTCAATCCCATTAAAAAGATGTTTAGAAATAAAAGATTTAATTAGAAAAACAAATGTTGATGGAGCATTAGAAAGTAAAAACACTATTTATTTTGATAATAATATTCGAAATCCATTTTTAGATAGCCTTAAACAACGTTATATTACTAATAATTTTACAATGTCAAACTTTGATGATCCAATGTTATCTTTTGATAAGTTTTGTATCTGGTTTGATGAATTAAGTGACATAACTTATTTTAAAAAAGCAATAGAAAATGATTTTGATTATATTAGTAGAGCAAAGGATTTTGGAGAAATCGTCCCAAAAGGTTACTCTAAAGCTACAGGTATTCAATTTTTATTAAATTATTTTGATATAGATATTAATAATACTTATGCTTTTGGTGATAGTTTTAATGACGAGGCAATGCTTTCATTTGTAAAAAATGCAATTGTAATGAAAAATAGTGATCCAGAATTATATAAACTTGCTAGTTTTGTTACTAAAGATATTGATGATAATGGTATTTATTATGCAATGAAACATTTTAATTTAATTTAA
- a CDS encoding sulfide/dihydroorotate dehydrogenase-like FAD/NAD-binding protein encodes MYKILRKEVLNDAVELMEIYAPYVAKKCEPGQFIILRVGEDGERIPLTIADYDREKETITIIYQIVGYSTRELSKLNEGDELTDFVGPLGVPTKFHDVKHVIGVAGGVGSAPLYPQLRELANRGVEVDVIIGGREAQYVLLADEFKKFCKNVYIATDDGSLGTKGFVTTVLSDLIEKGESIDEVIAIGPVPMMKAVVNVTKPKKIKTSVSLNPIMIDGTGMCGCCRVSVDGKIKFACVDGPDFDGLQVDFDELMMRQRMFKEEEHTVSENANRICNLMGGTR; translated from the coding sequence ATGTACAAAATTTTAAGAAAAGAAGTACTAAATGATGCAGTAGAACTAATGGAAATCTATGCACCATATGTTGCAAAAAAATGTGAACCCGGTCAATTCATTATTTTACGTGTTGGTGAAGATGGCGAAAGAATCCCACTAACAATTGCTGATTATGACCGTGAAAAAGAAACAATTACAATTATTTATCAAATTGTAGGATATTCTACTCGTGAGTTATCTAAGTTGAATGAAGGTGATGAATTAACTGATTTTGTAGGACCATTAGGTGTTCCAACAAAATTCCATGATGTAAAACATGTTATAGGTGTAGCAGGTGGTGTAGGAAGTGCTCCATTATATCCACAACTTCGTGAATTAGCAAATCGTGGTGTTGAAGTTGATGTTATTATTGGTGGGCGAGAAGCACAATATGTTTTATTAGCAGATGAATTCAAAAAATTCTGTAAAAATGTATATATTGCTACGGATGATGGTTCTTTAGGGACAAAAGGGTTCGTTACTACAGTATTAAGCGATTTAATTGAAAAAGGTGAAAGTATTGATGAAGTAATTGCAATTGGTCCAGTACCAATGATGAAAGCAGTTGTTAATGTTACTAAACCAAAAAAAATTAAAACATCAGTATCTTTAAACCCAATTATGATTGATGGTACAGGTATGTGTGGGTGCTGTCGTGTTAGTGTAGATGGTAAAATTAAATTTGCTTGTGTAGATGGTCCTGATTTTGATGGATTACAAGTTGATTTTGATGAATTGATGATGCGTCAAAGAATGTTTAAAGAAGAAGAACATACAGTTAGTGAAAATGCTAATCGTATTTGTAATTTAATGGGAGGTACAAGATAA
- a CDS encoding epoxyqueuosine reductase QueH encodes MKINYDIKLKEELEKIGDSKPSLLLHVCCGPCSGNVIREIADKFKITIYYSNSNIYPREEYNRRFEELKTFLSSFNKDYNQSINVIEDPYSPKNYLEKISVYKDEPEGGKRCYLCYQERMRQAYNYALKNNFDYWTTVLSVSPHKNSQWINEIGASFDQQSTKFLFSDFKKNNGYLKSVRFADKYHLYRQNYCGCVYSYQDMLERKKHED; translated from the coding sequence ATGAAAATAAATTATGATATAAAATTAAAAGAAGAATTAGAAAAAATTGGTGATAGTAAACCAAGTCTATTACTACATGTCTGTTGTGGTCCTTGTAGTGGTAACGTAATTAGAGAAATAGCAGATAAATTTAAAATAACTATTTATTACTCTAACTCCAATATTTATCCTCGTGAAGAATACAATCGTCGTTTTGAAGAATTAAAAACTTTTTTAAGTAGTTTCAATAAAGATTATAATCAAAGCATTAATGTGATTGAAGATCCATATTCACCTAAAAATTATCTTGAAAAAATTTCAGTATACAAAGATGAACCAGAGGGAGGAAAAAGATGTTATCTTTGTTATCAAGAAAGAATGAGACAAGCTTATAATTATGCATTAAAAAATAATTTTGATTACTGGACAACTGTATTAAGTGTTTCACCACATAAAAATAGTCAATGGATCAATGAAATAGGCGCATCATTTGATCAACAATCTACTAAATTTTTATTTAGTGATTTTAAAAAAAATAATGGTTATTTAAAGTCTGTTCGTTTTGCAGATAAATATCACTTATATCGACAAAATTATTGTGGTTGTGTATATTCATATCAAGATATGCTTGAACGTAAAAAACATGAGGATTAA
- the tgt gene encoding tRNA guanosine(34) transglycosylase Tgt, translating into MAAISYELKHVCKQSGARYGILHTPHGDVETPMFMPVGTLATVKGISPEMLKEMHSQVILANTYHLWLRPGEDVIEKAGGLHKFMNYDGPMLTDSGGFQVFSLGKTRKIEEEGVKFKSIIDGSALFLSPEKAIEIQNKLGADIIMSFDECAPYPCTYEYMKDSMERTLRWAKRGKEAHKNTDKQALFGIVQGGEYADLRERCAKELVKMDFPGYSIGGTSVGEPKDVMYKMVDDAVKWLPEDKPRYLMGVGNPIDLIECAIRGIDMYDCVLPTRVARHGAVMTSIGRININNEKYKYDYTPLDPNCDCYTCKNYTKSYIRHLHKCDEIFGKTLLSIHNVNFLLKLASDIRQAIKEDRLLDFKEEFLDKYGHDVYKRAF; encoded by the coding sequence ATGGCAGCAATAAGTTATGAATTAAAACATGTTTGTAAACAATCTGGTGCTCGTTATGGTATTTTACATACTCCTCATGGGGATGTAGAAACTCCTATGTTTATGCCAGTAGGTACTCTAGCAACAGTAAAAGGAATATCACCTGAAATGTTAAAAGAAATGCATTCTCAAGTTATTCTCGCAAATACATATCATCTTTGGCTTCGTCCTGGTGAAGATGTTATTGAAAAAGCCGGTGGGTTACATAAATTTATGAATTATGATGGGCCTATGCTTACAGATAGTGGTGGATTTCAAGTTTTTTCATTAGGTAAAACACGTAAAATCGAAGAAGAAGGAGTTAAATTTAAAAGTATTATTGATGGTAGTGCACTTTTTCTTTCTCCTGAAAAAGCTATTGAAATTCAAAACAAATTAGGAGCAGATATAATTATGTCATTTGATGAATGTGCTCCATATCCTTGTACATATGAATATATGAAAGATAGCATGGAAAGAACTTTAAGATGGGCCAAACGAGGTAAAGAAGCTCATAAAAATACAGACAAACAGGCTCTATTTGGTATTGTTCAAGGTGGTGAATATGCTGATTTAAGAGAACGTTGTGCTAAAGAATTGGTTAAAATGGATTTCCCTGGTTATTCAATTGGTGGTACAAGTGTTGGAGAACCTAAAGATGTAATGTATAAAATGGTAGATGATGCAGTAAAATGGTTACCTGAGGATAAACCTCGTTATTTAATGGGAGTAGGTAATCCAATTGATTTAATTGAATGTGCAATTCGTGGAATTGATATGTATGATTGTGTTTTACCTACTAGAGTAGCTAGACATGGTGCTGTTATGACTAGCATAGGAAGAATTAATATTAACAATGAAAAATATAAATATGACTATACTCCTCTTGATCCTAATTGTGATTGTTATACTTGTAAAAATTATACTAAGTCATATATTCGTCACTTGCATAAATGTGATGAAATATTTGGTAAAACATTATTATCAATTCATAATGTTAATTTTTTATTGAAATTAGCAAGTGATATTCGTCAAGCAATCAAGGAGGATCGTTTACTTGATTTTAAAGAAGAGTTTTTAGATAAGTATGGTCACGATGTATATAAGAGGGCGTTTTAA
- a CDS encoding LytR/AlgR family response regulator transcription factor: MYKVAVINHNDEIYCIINDTFKNYGIETDITCFNDFMNIKMIFDFLFINVDISNLNNIQFIKKYLSIHNNTLVVIIDDNYDSLFNYGNLHFFDFVKKDSLYLGLTNSIKHIVSKINEQQHFITINNKSGIINIACNEIIFCKSQGHTCFIYTDSDTYQTTKYKLSMLEQFINSCDFYMINRSCLINWNYVYKIDDKNIVLKNKTILKISKNRYKNVLLAYQKYIKRNLI; encoded by the coding sequence TTGTATAAAGTTGCAGTTATCAATCATAATGATGAAATTTATTGTATTATCAATGATACTTTTAAAAACTACGGTATTGAAACTGATATAACATGCTTCAATGATTTTATGAATATTAAAATGATTTTTGATTTTTTATTTATTAATGTTGATATATCTAATTTAAATAATATTCAATTTATCAAAAAATATCTATCTATTCATAATAATACTTTAGTAGTTATTATCGATGATAATTATGATTCATTATTTAATTATGGTAATCTCCATTTTTTTGATTTTGTAAAAAAAGATAGTCTATACTTAGGACTGACTAATTCAATAAAACATATTGTTAGTAAAATTAACGAACAACAACATTTTATTACTATTAATAACAAAAGTGGTATAATTAATATTGCTTGTAATGAAATTATTTTTTGTAAAAGTCAAGGACATACTTGTTTTATTTATACAGATAGTGATACTTATCAAACAACTAAATATAAATTATCTATGCTGGAACAGTTTATTAATTCTTGTGATTTTTATATGATTAATCGTTCTTGTTTAATTAATTGGAATTATGTTTATAAGATAGATGATAAAAATATTGTTTTAAAAAACAAAACTATTCTTAAAATAAGTAAAAATAGATATAAAAATGTCTTACTAGCTTATCAAAAATATATCAAAAGAAATCTAATTTAG
- a CDS encoding FAD-dependent oxidoreductase, producing the protein MNNESYWQKTTTLPHYPKIKQDCTYDIVIVGGGMSGITLAYRLNNSNFNVALLESDTLASKTTGHTTGKVTCLHDVICVDICKAYGNDKAKEYFDSNNESLNEIKEIIEMNKIDCDFQENIAYISASDKVNCEKILKQIKLFKSWKLDVIVNNNENISMGLDKQAIFHPLKYLKGLLEKCNNIDIYEHSLVTKKTIINNEIYLDVNGCQVKTSIVIWMTRYPLNLQKGYFLRLLQEKEHIIYQEKSTSNDSHLDLTTNYSKRPLNNNAMLEINRGVFNTDLYWYGQDSIPLRKIPYIGKINQHEYIAYGYNKWGMTLSHVASKLIYDMLMNNDNRYTSLYDPSYASYLYSKNDFIKLVKNNFHGMIKNRILVSKEVDLKENQGKVINHKGHLIAIYRDKQNRYFYFSPYCPHLKCVIEFNEKDNTWNCPCHGSIFDCYGNLVSIPATRNLKKY; encoded by the coding sequence ATGAATAATGAATCATATTGGCAAAAAACAACTACCTTACCACACTATCCTAAAATTAAACAAGATTGTACTTATGATATTGTAATTGTTGGTGGAGGGATGAGTGGAATTACATTAGCATATCGATTAAACAATAGTAATTTTAATGTTGCTTTACTTGAAAGTGATACATTAGCAAGTAAAACAACAGGTCATACAACGGGTAAAGTAACGTGTTTGCATGATGTAATTTGTGTTGATATTTGTAAAGCATATGGAAATGATAAGGCAAAAGAATATTTTGATTCTAATAACGAGTCATTAAATGAAATTAAAGAAATAATTGAAATGAATAAAATAGATTGTGATTTTCAAGAAAATATTGCTTATATTAGTGCAAGTGATAAAGTTAATTGTGAGAAAATTTTAAAACAAATTAAATTATTTAAATCATGGAAATTAGATGTTATTGTAAATAATAATGAAAATATATCAATGGGGTTAGATAAGCAAGCAATTTTTCATCCATTAAAATATCTTAAAGGATTACTTGAAAAATGTAATAATATTGATATTTATGAACATTCATTAGTAACTAAAAAAACAATAATAAATAATGAAATTTATCTAGATGTAAATGGTTGTCAAGTAAAAACTAGTATTGTGATATGGATGACTAGGTATCCTTTAAATCTGCAAAAGGGTTATTTTTTAAGATTGCTTCAAGAAAAAGAACATATAATTTATCAAGAAAAATCAACTTCAAATGATAGCCATCTAGATCTAACAACTAATTATTCTAAGCGACCATTAAATAATAATGCAATGTTAGAAATAAATAGAGGTGTTTTTAATACTGATCTATATTGGTATGGTCAAGATAGTATCCCATTACGTAAAATACCATATATTGGAAAAATTAATCAACATGAATATATTGCCTATGGATATAACAAGTGGGGAATGACGTTAAGTCATGTAGCAAGTAAATTAATCTATGATATGTTAATGAATAATGATAATAGATATACATCATTATATGATCCAAGTTATGCAAGTTATTTATATTCTAAAAATGATTTTATTAAGTTAGTAAAGAATAATTTTCATGGAATGATTAAAAATCGAATATTAGTAAGTAAAGAAGTTGATTTAAAAGAAAATCAAGGTAAAGTGATTAATCATAAAGGGCATCTTATTGCAATATATAGAGATAAACAAAATAGATATTTCTATTTTTCACCATATTGTCCACACTTAAAATGTGTAATTGAATTTAATGAAAAAGATAATACATGGAATTGTCCATGTCATGGCTCGATTTTTGATTGTTATGGAAATTTAGTAAGCATTCCAGCAACAAGAAATCTAAAAAAATATTAA
- the queA gene encoding tRNA preQ1(34) S-adenosylmethionine ribosyltransferase-isomerase QueA, whose amino-acid sequence MKLSEFDFELPEELIAQTPLDKRDTSRLMVLNRENQTIEHKHFYDIINYLKPGDVLVRNNTKVIPARLFGVKEETNGHVEVLLLKDQGNDVWECLVGNARIVKLDTIITFGDGLLKAKCLEIKDEGIRVFKMIYDGIFYEILDQLGTMPLPPYIKEKLNDQSRYQTVYAKIEGSAAAPTAGLHFTDDIIRKIKAKGIEILDITLHVGLGTFRPVKVDNVLEHHMHSEYYMIEPEVADKLNQAKANGQRIIAVGTTSTRTLEANMQKYGKFTATHENTDIFIYPGYQYQAIDCLITNFHLPKSTLLMLISAFATKEFIFKAYHEAIENKYRFFSFGDSMFIM is encoded by the coding sequence ATGAAGTTAAGTGAATTTGATTTTGAATTACCTGAAGAATTAATTGCTCAAACACCATTAGATAAGCGTGATACATCGAGATTAATGGTATTAAATCGAGAAAATCAAACAATTGAGCATAAGCATTTTTATGATATTATTAATTATTTAAAACCTGGTGATGTTTTAGTTAGAAATAATACTAAAGTTATTCCAGCACGTTTATTTGGAGTTAAAGAAGAAACAAATGGTCATGTTGAAGTTTTATTATTAAAAGATCAAGGCAATGATGTTTGGGAATGTTTGGTTGGAAATGCAAGAATCGTAAAACTTGATACAATCATTACTTTTGGCGACGGTTTATTAAAAGCTAAATGTCTTGAAATAAAAGATGAAGGTATTAGAGTTTTTAAAATGATTTATGATGGAATTTTTTATGAAATCTTAGATCAATTAGGAACAATGCCTTTACCTCCTTATATCAAAGAAAAATTAAATGATCAAAGTCGTTATCAAACCGTCTATGCCAAAATAGAAGGTAGTGCTGCTGCACCAACTGCTGGATTACATTTTACAGATGATATTATTAGAAAAATAAAAGCTAAGGGAATTGAAATACTAGATATTACTCTACATGTTGGTTTAGGGACATTTAGACCGGTAAAAGTTGATAATGTACTAGAGCATCATATGCATAGTGAATATTATATGATTGAACCAGAAGTAGCTGATAAATTAAACCAAGCTAAAGCAAATGGTCAAAGAATCATTGCTGTAGGTACTACTTCTACTAGAACTTTAGAAGCTAATATGCAAAAATATGGTAAATTTACAGCAACTCATGAAAACACTGATATCTTTATTTATCCTGGTTATCAATATCAAGCAATTGATTGCTTAATTACAAATTTTCATTTACCAAAATCAACTTTATTAATGTTAATTAGTGCTTTTGCTACAAAAGAATTTATTTTCAAAGCTTATCATGAAGCTATTGAAAATAAATATCGTTTCTTTAGTTTTGGTGATAGTATGTTTATAATGTAG